Proteins encoded within one genomic window of Setaria italica strain Yugu1 chromosome IV, Setaria_italica_v2.0, whole genome shotgun sequence:
- the LOC101782832 gene encoding salicylate carboxymethyltransferase translates to MRRVYGTTTEQQRMKSSIEDAITGLLGTASTVPNSILIADLGCSYGSNALALVSTAVNAVLCNCMQHEQPLPEVCVLLNDLPGNDFNSVAKSIAEFKQSFESFPPIVINSGMVPGSFHARLFSRESLHLICSSTSLHWLSEAPEDLVKRRIPMYDCDDNLRRARSGLVLDAYSRQFRKDFTQFLTVRGKELVPGGRMVISLFGRCSDNPASMATHAWEILASSLNDMVSRGVLNKEKFESFYIPMYAPSDKELRMIIQDESSFLINNIEVHKPLSGIGEVVVTPKMIALAIRSAHEAIILEHFNCSAHIMDELVETLVGQLSSGGLNRMVSEMPLVFLCASLTRKASL, encoded by the exons ATGCGGCGAGTATACGGTACG ACAACTGAGCAACAAAGAATGAAAAGTTCCATAGAGGATGCCATCACAGGGTTGCTTGGAACTGCATCTACTGTCCCCAACAGCATCCTGATCGCAGACTTAGGCTGCTCATATGGTTCAAATGCCCTTGCTCTTGTCTCGACTGCTGTCAACGCCGTCCTCTGCAACTGCATGCAGCATGAGCAGCCACTACCGGAGGTATGTGTGCTCCTAAACGACCTACCAGGCAATGACTTCAACAGTGTGGCAAAGAGCATAGCTGAGTTCAAGCAAAGCTTTGAATCTTTCCCTCCCATCGTGATCAATTCTGGTATGGTTCCTGGGTCATTCCATGCAAGGTTATTCTCTAGGGAATCCTTGCATCTCATCTGCTCGTCGACCAGTTTGCATTGGCTATCCGAG GCACCGGAAGACCTTGTGAAGAGAAGAATACCGATGTATGACTGCGATGACAATCTGAGGCGAGCAAGGAGTGGTCTAGTGCTCGACGCGTACTCTAGACAGTTTAGAAAGGATTTTACGCAGTTCTTAACTGTTAGAGGCAAAGAATTGGTCCCTGGAGGCCGTATGGTTATCTCCTTATTTGGCAGGTGCTCTGATAACCCTGCATCTATGGCTACTCATGCATGGGAAATCTTGGCCTCGTCTTTAAATGACATGGTGTCAAGG GGCGTGCTCAACAAAGAAAAGTTTGAATCATTTTACATACCTATGTATGCTCCTTCTGACAAGGAATTGAGGATGATCATCCAAGACGAGAGCTCTTTTTTAATCAACAACATTGAAGTGCACAAACCTCTAAGTGGCATCGGTGAAGTAGTAGTAACCCCAAAAATGATTGCATTAGCAATAAGGTCTGCACATGAGGCCATAATATTGGAGCATTTTAATTGCTCAGCCCACATCATGGATGAGTTAGTGGAGACTCTAGTCGGGCAACTGAGTTCTGGTGGACTTAATCGTATGGTTTCTGAGATGCCACTTGTTTTCCTGTGTGCGTCACTCACAAGGAAGGCCTCATTATGA
- the LOC101776608 gene encoding keratin-associated protein 21-1-like — MAVKSAVLLCVVLASLLLVFQDATYARELTEANEPVGRTVKPAGGPGFKDVKWLLGGHKHGGGYGNEGGYGGGYGNNGGYGGGNDPPSYGGGYGPGYGGGYDGPGYGGGYKHHVHGGGGYGPGYGGGYGPSYGGGNSCPPCGSGNAGPGYGGGYGGGNGGGYRSGSGYGGGGGYGGGYGSSGTSP; from the exons ATGGCGGTCAAGTCGGCAGTTCTTCTATGTGTTGTCTTGGCTTCTCTCCTTCTCGTCTTCCAGGATGCGACGTACGCTAGGGAGCTCACTGAAGCCAACG AGCCTGTAGGGAGGACTGTGAAGCCTGCTGGAGGGCCTGGATTCAAGGACGTGAAGTGGCTACTAGGTGGCCACAAGCATGGTGGCGGGTATGGAAATGAAGGTGGGTACGGTGGAGGATACGGAAACAATGGTGGGTACGGCGGAGGAAATGATCCACCTAGCTACGGTGGTGGATATGGGCCTGGATACGGTGGAGGATATGATGGGCCTGGATACGGTGGAGGATACAAGCACCATGtccatggcggtggtggctaTGGGCCTGGATATGGCGGTGGCTACGGACCCAGTTATGGAGGTGGAAACAGTTGCCCTCCATGCGGAAGTGGTAATGCTGGTCCTGGGTACGGAGGCGGCTACGGTGGTGGCAACGGTGGAGGATACCGTAGTGGCAGCGGAtacggtggaggtggcggctaTGGAGGTGGATATGGTAGTAGTGGCACTTCTCCATGA